A part of Rhipicephalus microplus isolate Deutch F79 chromosome 8, USDA_Rmic, whole genome shotgun sequence genomic DNA contains:
- the LOC119165279 gene encoding transmembrane protein 45B — protein sequence MGTFIGHALTGSFLFFFGTWWTFAAWRNYVRSRETKRRYQCRCSYAVPGLPPKFSTEGIVKITSCCICIAMESSVTSRRNSLAYTESVLQQTMYAFFLLNGVVDVLYNAGLPLPPNTDYVVLLIATASEGLLFHFYLQGKPLLDVMIHTLLVYTIAALVACLIAEMCRPRSILASLGRAYFCLLQATWLWQIAFILYNPLPGYKPWDVQSHIDSMMATSVFAWHMIAVLVYVGTLGAVAWAVNEMCGSFCEDLAIADAERVGNFCEAFITRDM from the coding sequence ATGGGGACCTTCATAGGCCACGCACTGACTGGaagctttctcttctttttcggAACATGGTGGACCTTCGCAGCGTGGCGCAATTACGTTCGCAGCCGGGAGACTAAGCGACGCTACCAATGCCGTTGCTCCTACGCTGTGCCCGGTCTGCCTCCGAAATTTAGCACCGAAGGTATCGTGAAGATTACTAGCTGTTGCATATGCATTGCCATGGAGTCTTCCGTCACTTCCAGACGCAACAGCCTCGCATACACGGAAAGCGTACTGCAACAGACCATGTACGCGTTCTTCCTGCTCAATGGCGTCGTGGACGTCTTGTACAACGCCGGATTACCACTCCCACCGAACACGGACTACGTGGTGCTGCTGATCGCCACCGCCTCCGAAGGCCTGCTGTTTCACTTCTACCTGCAAGGCAAGCCGCTACTCGACGTCATGATTCACACGCTCTTAGTGTACACCATCGCTGCTCTGGTTGCCTGTCTTATTGCCGAGATGTGTCGACCCCGAAGCATTCTGGCGTCCTTAGGTCGAGCTTACTTCTGCCTTCTGCAAGCCACATGGCTATGGCAGATTGCCTTTATCCTTTACAATCCGCTGCCTGGATACAAACCCTGGGACGTGCAGAGCCATATAGATTCGATGATGGCCACAAGCGTATTTGCTTGGCACATGATAGCTGTGCTGGTTTATGTTGGCACCTTGGGAGCTGTGGCATGGGCGGTGAACGAAATGTGTGGCTCGTTCTGCGAAGACCTTGCCATCGCGGATGCGGAGCGGGTTGGCAACTTCTGTGAAGCGTTCATAACGCGTGACATGTGA
- the LOC119164315 gene encoding transmembrane protein 45B: protein METFAGHALPGGFFVLFGTWWTFAAWLNYVRSKQNKQRYLCHCTYAVPCLPEKFSVEGVVKIIGACACIAREYPATFGGDQSVYAESLQHQTMYAFYLLNGVVDIMYKAGFPFPRNVDYVALLLASVSEGLLFYLHLHGRARLDVMVHTLLVYSMLAMVACIVAEMCRPRSVLLSLGRAYFCLLHGTWLWQVGFILHNPLPDYKPWDVDSPMSTMLAASVFAWHLMALLVYVGALGAVAWVVKRTSCGLGRDFDFADEEDDNFSEEFRKRRHT from the coding sequence ATGGAGACCTTTGCGGGTCACGCATTGCCCGGGGGCTTCTTCGTCCTTTTCGGAACATGGTGGACCTTCGCGGCGTGGCTCAACTACGTCCGAAGCAAGCAGAACAAGCAACGGTACCTTTGTCATTGCACGTACGCGGTGCCCTGTCTCCCCGAGAAATTCAGCGTCGAAGGCGTCGTCAAGATCATCGGCGCATGCGCATGCATTGCCAGAGAGTACCCCGCAACTTTCGGAGGCGACCAATCCGTTTATGCGGAGAGCTTACAACACCAGACTATGTACGCATTTTACCTTCTCAACGGTGTCGTAGACATCATGTACAAGGCCGGGTTCCCGTTCCCACGGAACGTGGACTACGTGGCACTGCTGCTGGCCAGTGTCTCCGAGGGCCTGCTGTTCTACTTACACCTGCACGGAAGGGCGCGCCTCGACGTCATGGTGCACACACTCTTGGTGTACAGCATGCTTGCCATGGTGGCCTGCATCGTAGCCGAAATGTGTCGACCCCGAAGCGTCCTGCTGTCCCTGGGCCGAGCTTACTTTTGCCTGCTGCACGGGACGTGGCTATGGCAGGTCGGCTTCATCCTTCACAATCCGCTGCCCGATTACAAACCCTGGGATGTTGACAGCCCCATGAGCACGATGCTGGCCGCCAGCGTTTTCGCGTGGCACCTGATGGCCCTGCTGGTCTACGTTGGTGCGTTGGGAGCTGTGGCGTGGGTGGTGAAGCGAACTAGCTGCGGGTTGGGCCGTGACTTCGACTTCGCCGATGAAGAAGATGATAATTTCAGCGAAGAGTTTCGAAAGCGGCGACACACGTGA